A stretch of the Tannerella serpentiformis genome encodes the following:
- a CDS encoding TonB-dependent receptor, with amino-acid sequence MKHYFSLLIAWLSLSLSVAHAQHHAFSGRVTDTQRQPLVGVRVLLSRGDSLMAACLTDAKGRFALSDLPADTFRLQMIFPGFTTIEETCPLTRDLHTTFVMNEEMTGRLDEVTVTASASGVVRRTATGEVFRLSDSARSSGDPYRALREIPRLAVNESLQTVSMIDGSQLLVLIDGRMVNSGITPIDPKDIETVELIDAVGARYVQMGVRHILNIRLKKKRDPYLFFEAATRHDIPRRHSFGVVYFEVGNPKASLYGRAVAEGTHHDDSRIDSRQSDVRYLKTYNGQTRSNDGSLIGELLFKWSMSPRDYWALHAYGWKKHKTSESNGQGELRMNTPGAFTYEGYDKNDAYVLTSSLYYLHDFSDRRRFEATLDYNRNSDTDKGDRREVYVAPHPSITDYSYDNRRTSAGLNADYSASWGEASSLNVGTTLRGVSDRVEKFSYPPVPVFRHREWNGYVYASFSSRLSRLYYMASAGLEAIRLTAGDATNAYLKPRISTSATLNLGAGHSTRLSYTLTNRAPSIGQLNPYNTSTDPLVVTRGNPALQPEQWHSIALSHTYGRGGLYLMPAVYVDLASDLIQAHAYNDVSHFVRTYRNAGRYATLSAGGMIQYRFKDNRGSAYISAYHIENYFEGLSPRRSLSLGAGAWYTWGRWYVGGDISYRNYTYTPFSRTRQLTPEYSQVQVNYNFTKDFYIALALPYFIGRLATETNTRADSYSAYFRQEMISQSFRPWVLLRYTIRRNAKSKIRLDNVVHSREEGISL; translated from the coding sequence ATGAAGCACTACTTCTCCCTGCTTATTGCATGGCTGAGCCTCTCGCTCTCTGTGGCTCACGCCCAACACCACGCCTTCAGCGGTCGAGTGACGGACACGCAGCGTCAGCCCTTGGTTGGCGTGCGCGTGCTGCTCTCCCGCGGCGATTCGCTCATGGCCGCCTGCCTGACGGACGCAAAGGGGCGCTTCGCATTGTCCGATCTGCCGGCCGACACGTTTCGCTTGCAGATGATTTTTCCCGGCTTTACGACGATCGAGGAGACGTGCCCCCTGACGCGCGATCTCCACACGACGTTTGTCATGAACGAGGAGATGACCGGGCGGCTGGACGAAGTGACCGTCACCGCCTCGGCCTCGGGCGTCGTTCGTCGCACAGCCACCGGCGAGGTGTTCCGCCTCTCCGACTCTGCCCGCTCCTCGGGCGACCCCTACCGCGCCCTCCGCGAGATCCCCCGCCTCGCCGTCAACGAGTCGCTACAAACCGTCAGCATGATAGACGGCAGCCAGCTGCTCGTGCTCATCGACGGCCGCATGGTCAATTCGGGCATCACGCCGATCGATCCGAAGGACATCGAGACGGTGGAGCTGATCGACGCCGTCGGCGCCCGCTACGTACAGATGGGCGTCCGCCACATCCTCAACATCCGTCTCAAGAAGAAACGTGACCCGTACCTCTTCTTCGAGGCCGCCACACGCCACGACATCCCGCGGCGCCACAGCTTCGGCGTGGTCTATTTCGAAGTCGGCAATCCCAAGGCCTCGCTCTACGGACGCGCCGTAGCCGAAGGCACGCACCACGACGACAGCCGCATCGACTCTCGCCAGAGCGACGTGAGGTACCTCAAGACGTACAATGGCCAAACGCGCAGCAACGATGGCTCCCTAATTGGCGAACTGCTCTTCAAATGGAGCATGTCGCCGCGAGACTATTGGGCGCTGCATGCCTACGGGTGGAAGAAGCACAAGACTTCCGAGTCGAATGGGCAGGGGGAGCTACGTATGAACACGCCCGGCGCCTTCACGTATGAAGGGTACGACAAGAACGACGCCTATGTCCTCACCTCGAGCCTCTACTACCTGCACGACTTCTCCGACCGCCGACGCTTCGAGGCCACCCTCGACTACAACCGCAACAGCGACACGGACAAAGGCGATCGCCGCGAGGTGTACGTCGCCCCCCACCCCTCCATCACCGACTATAGCTACGACAACCGACGCACCTCGGCCGGGCTCAATGCCGACTATTCCGCCTCTTGGGGCGAGGCCAGTAGCCTGAACGTCGGCACCACACTGCGCGGCGTCAGCGACCGCGTGGAGAAGTTCAGCTACCCGCCCGTGCCCGTCTTCCGCCACCGCGAGTGGAACGGCTACGTCTACGCCTCCTTCAGCAGCCGCCTCAGCCGACTCTACTACATGGCTTCGGCCGGCCTCGAGGCCATCCGACTGACCGCCGGCGACGCAACGAACGCCTACCTCAAGCCGCGCATCTCCACCAGCGCCACGCTCAACCTCGGCGCCGGACACTCCACACGCCTCTCCTACACGCTCACCAACCGCGCCCCGTCGATCGGCCAACTCAACCCCTACAACACCTCCACCGATCCGCTCGTCGTCACCCGTGGCAACCCCGCGCTGCAGCCCGAACAGTGGCACAGCATCGCCCTCTCGCACACCTACGGCCGCGGTGGCCTCTACCTTATGCCCGCCGTCTACGTCGACTTGGCCTCGGACCTCATCCAAGCCCACGCCTACAACGACGTCAGCCACTTCGTCCGCACCTACCGCAATGCCGGACGTTACGCCACGCTCTCGGCCGGCGGCATGATCCAGTATCGCTTCAAGGACAACCGCGGCAGCGCCTACATCAGCGCCTACCACATCGAGAACTACTTCGAGGGCCTCTCGCCCCGCCGCAGCCTTTCGCTCGGTGCTGGCGCATGGTACACGTGGGGCCGCTGGTACGTGGGCGGCGACATCTCCTACCGCAACTACACCTACACGCCTTTCTCGCGCACCCGCCAGCTGACGCCTGAATACTCGCAAGTGCAGGTGAACTACAACTTCACGAAGGACTTCTACATCGCCCTGGCCCTGCCCTACTTCATCGGCCGGCTTGCGACCGAGACCAACACGCGGGCGGACAGCTACTCGGCCTACTTCCGGCAAGAGATGATCAGCCAATCCTTCCGCCCGTGGGTGCTACTGCGCTATACGATCCGCCGCAACGCCAAGTCGAAGATCCGACTCGACAACGTTGTCCACAGTCGGGAGGAGGGCATCTCGTTATAG
- a CDS encoding TonB-dependent receptor, translating into MKHYFLFLIAWLSLSLSVAHAQLAFTGRVTDAAGKPLEFATAALYDSDSAFFKGSVTDATGTFQLDRVSPGRYTLEVRLIGFQTVRKPVDLRASEPNLGTITLAETGVGLSEVTVTAARPNITNRNGVLTTTVVGSVLANEHTLTDLLGKIPGIISDQGGISVFGGGSPIYYIDNRRVRSGTELSMLDVKNIRKVELLTNAGAKYGADVTAVIKIYTLHRATGLSIEAGANGSLSERFSHGEHASIGYKTKRLNLSAYYGYSDYRNRSHQFSIQGIEADTARQYTTDSHQLPRSREHDYSLSADWEIRSGHTIGAQLIGSRTDAGVTSDDHNIVSRGGVITEEFDSPSSMNHGGTDFQLNVFYNADWSKRFSTSINADYVSSRDKKFQTVRELMARDTALTDSKLLADYDIYATDLTADWNLSDALSLSLGAEYSRINGSGQHFIYAGRLPESHYRSTEDKAAGYAELALGLERWAFSAGLRYERVARNHTDLVDASESLSDTDVQLFPSASASYADDHFNTSLTLSTKTDRPALSYLGSRTYYQSRFVYQKGNPLLKPSTSYNLEWAFGWQWLNLRAGYTRTNNYISSLFVDDPALPDAIISTWQNFPKAEFWQASIDLRHAFGPWSPSLSAGVVKPQLQGVYLGETVDYNHPSYYVQTNHYLQLPLGMTFNLDFYYNSGGNQGIYRFDPYWSLGAGLRKSFLSNRLDVKLSASDLFHTLDYYERARINRFSFYQNEYYAQWDVSLSLIYRFNQQQLKYGGRSAAAKEKNRL; encoded by the coding sequence ATGAAGCACTACTTTCTTTTCCTTATTGCATGGCTGAGCCTCTCGCTCTCGGTGGCTCACGCCCAGCTTGCGTTCACGGGCCGCGTAACAGACGCGGCCGGTAAGCCGCTCGAGTTTGCCACCGCAGCGCTCTACGACTCGGACTCCGCCTTCTTCAAAGGCAGCGTCACCGACGCCACGGGCACCTTCCAACTCGACCGCGTATCCCCCGGGCGCTATACGCTTGAAGTCCGTTTAATCGGCTTTCAAACGGTGCGCAAACCCGTCGACCTCCGCGCCTCCGAACCGAACCTCGGCACGATCACCCTCGCCGAAACGGGCGTCGGGCTGAGCGAAGTGACGGTCACGGCCGCCCGACCAAACATCACCAATCGCAACGGCGTGCTGACGACGACCGTCGTAGGCTCCGTGCTGGCCAACGAACACACGCTTACCGACCTGCTGGGGAAGATCCCGGGCATCATCAGCGACCAGGGCGGCATCTCCGTTTTTGGCGGAGGCTCGCCGATCTACTACATCGATAACCGACGTGTGCGCAGTGGTACGGAGCTGAGCATGCTCGACGTGAAGAACATTCGCAAGGTCGAACTGCTGACCAACGCCGGCGCTAAGTATGGCGCGGACGTGACGGCGGTGATCAAGATCTACACCTTGCATCGCGCCACGGGCCTCTCCATCGAGGCGGGCGCCAACGGTAGCCTCAGCGAGCGCTTCAGCCACGGCGAGCACGCCTCGATCGGCTACAAAACGAAGCGCCTCAACCTCTCGGCCTACTATGGATATAGCGACTATCGCAACCGCTCGCACCAATTCTCCATCCAGGGAATCGAAGCCGACACCGCGCGCCAATACACCACCGACAGCCACCAGCTTCCCCGCAGCCGAGAGCACGACTACAGCCTCAGCGCCGACTGGGAGATCCGCTCCGGGCATACGATCGGCGCACAGCTGATCGGATCGCGCACCGACGCGGGCGTGACCTCCGACGATCACAACATCGTGAGCCGCGGAGGCGTGATCACGGAGGAGTTTGACAGTCCCAGCAGCATGAATCATGGCGGAACGGACTTCCAGCTGAACGTCTTCTATAATGCCGACTGGAGCAAGCGATTTTCGACGTCGATCAACGCCGACTATGTCTCCTCGCGCGACAAAAAGTTCCAGACCGTGCGCGAGCTCATGGCCCGGGATACGGCCCTGACCGACTCGAAGCTGCTGGCCGACTACGACATCTATGCCACCGACCTCACGGCCGATTGGAACCTCTCCGACGCCCTTTCGCTCTCTCTCGGTGCCGAATACAGCCGCATCAATGGCAGCGGACAGCACTTCATTTATGCCGGCCGATTGCCCGAGTCGCACTATCGGAGCACTGAGGACAAGGCCGCGGGCTATGCCGAGCTGGCGCTGGGCCTTGAGCGATGGGCCTTCAGCGCCGGACTGCGCTACGAGCGTGTCGCCCGCAACCACACCGACCTCGTGGACGCCTCCGAGAGCCTCAGCGACACGGACGTCCAGCTCTTCCCCTCCGCCTCCGCCTCCTACGCCGACGACCACTTCAACACCTCCCTCACCCTCTCCACCAAAACGGATCGGCCCGCGCTCTCCTACCTCGGCAGCCGGACGTATTATCAGAGCCGCTTCGTCTACCAAAAGGGCAATCCGCTGCTCAAACCCTCGACCTCGTACAACCTCGAGTGGGCCTTCGGGTGGCAGTGGCTGAACCTCCGGGCCGGATACACCCGCACCAACAACTATATCTCCAGCCTCTTTGTGGACGATCCGGCCCTCCCGGACGCCATCATCAGCACCTGGCAGAACTTCCCCAAGGCCGAATTCTGGCAAGCCAGCATCGACCTCCGCCACGCCTTCGGCCCCTGGTCGCCATCGCTCTCCGCGGGCGTCGTCAAGCCCCAACTTCAGGGCGTTTATCTGGGCGAAACCGTCGATTACAACCACCCGAGCTATTACGTGCAGACGAACCACTACCTCCAGCTGCCGCTCGGCATGACCTTCAACCTCGACTTCTACTACAACAGCGGCGGCAACCAGGGCATCTATCGCTTCGACCCCTATTGGTCGCTCGGTGCGGGGCTTCGCAAGAGCTTCCTCAGCAACCGACTCGACGTCAAACTCTCCGCCAGCGACCTTTTCCACACGCTCGACTACTACGAACGGGCACGCATCAACCGCTTCAGCTTCTATCAGAACGAATATTACGCCCAGTGGGACGTCTCGCTCAGCCTCATCTATCGTTTCAATCAGCAGCAACTGAAATACGGCGGCCGCTCTGCCGCTGCGAAAGAGAAAAACAGGCTCTAA
- a CDS encoding SusC/RagA family TonB-linked outer membrane protein, with the protein MKRITMILLYLLIGIGWTVAQTVKVSGTVISDEDGQPIIGAAVTVRGAANAGTVTDMDGRYTLNVPASAKTLIISYVGMRSEEIPISDKHVTTVLRANLALDEVVVTALGISREKKALGYAVTEVGGDEMLKSRGGVSNPINALQGKVAGLQIAGGAGSMGGSSKILIRGTSSISGNNQPLFVIDGVPIEGQGFNDAGSAGSDQYSTARGGGGYDYGNLIQDINPDDIASISVLKGPNASALYGSRATNGVVMITTKKGAKNEGYGITFNTAVGFEVVNKLPKLQKLYGGGGEDKFTEVMINGQKYLYPDYATDESWGPKLDNQQVLSWADLARWEIGGQVGNPKTSAWKTPDNDVETFFKTGVSFTNNIAISQATDRSSVRVSYTNSELSGYMPNSSLRKNVFNVSASTTSANKKLEVMTNVTYFNSAARGRSQTGYDNNNVMEKFIQWGHRQLDMKELEALYKSPIDGSQITWNRSDWNDPRPAYANNPYWSRYENYQNDTRNRVYGNVGFVYHILPSLKFQYKANLDFFADKQFERNAVYSQEQSQYKETARQQYELNNEFMLLYNQTVSDLTVNANLGANLMKRHYEMTYGRTVGGLAIADFYNMSNSVSPATAENYQLKKAINSVFASATLGWRSMLYLDASLRNDWSSTLPVGNNSYMYPSVTGSFVFSELLKNKLTWLNFGKLRLGYAQVGNDTDPYQVINTMTQYTHVDPSTPGYVVSNTLKNENLKPESTNSFEAGLELSLFDNRVSLEATVYASQTKDQIVPLSVSGTTGYTFRVVNGGVIENKGMELMVKVLPIRSRTFTWETALTLASNKNKVKEMVVDYYRIATAPFKVEIGAMKGEAYGVIMGTDYKYDKNGNKLIDANGRYMYTDGNVNLGSIFPDFTGGWSNTFRLGNIDLSVLLDFSKGGHYFSTSYLWGMYSGMLEESAANGIRENGIVLEGVHEDGTPNTTKISAKQYGNDHNSGPAVQNVLRSDYVKLREINIGYTIPLKKKDAFFKAVRVSAYGRNLAVWGPDTKHFDPEMIVTGSGNIQGIEGGALPSVANFGFNVNLKF; encoded by the coding sequence ATGAAAAGGATTACAATGATTCTCCTATACCTCCTCATAGGTATAGGGTGGACCGTAGCCCAAACGGTGAAAGTGAGTGGAACGGTGATTTCCGATGAGGATGGGCAACCCATCATCGGCGCAGCAGTCACCGTCAGAGGCGCCGCAAACGCGGGCACCGTCACAGACATGGACGGACGCTATACGCTGAACGTACCCGCCTCTGCCAAAACCCTGATCATCTCCTACGTGGGGATGCGATCAGAAGAAATTCCCATCTCGGATAAGCACGTGACCACGGTGCTCCGCGCAAATCTGGCGCTGGACGAGGTGGTGGTTACCGCCCTCGGCATATCGAGAGAAAAGAAGGCGCTTGGATACGCCGTGACCGAGGTGGGTGGCGATGAAATGTTGAAATCGCGTGGTGGTGTCAGCAATCCGATCAATGCGTTGCAGGGTAAAGTGGCTGGTCTGCAAATTGCCGGCGGCGCGGGATCGATGGGTGGCTCGTCGAAGATCCTGATCCGCGGCACGAGCTCTATATCGGGCAACAACCAGCCCCTCTTCGTGATCGACGGCGTGCCCATCGAGGGCCAAGGCTTTAACGACGCAGGTAGCGCGGGCAGCGACCAGTATAGCACCGCCCGCGGTGGAGGTGGCTATGACTATGGCAACTTGATCCAGGACATCAACCCGGACGACATCGCAAGCATCTCCGTGCTCAAGGGTCCCAACGCATCGGCCCTCTACGGCTCACGCGCCACGAACGGCGTCGTGATGATCACCACCAAGAAGGGAGCGAAGAACGAAGGCTACGGCATTACGTTCAACACCGCCGTGGGATTCGAAGTGGTTAACAAACTGCCTAAGCTGCAAAAGCTCTATGGCGGTGGTGGCGAAGACAAGTTTACCGAGGTGATGATCAACGGGCAGAAGTACCTCTATCCGGACTATGCCACGGACGAAAGCTGGGGGCCGAAGCTGGACAACCAACAGGTGCTCTCATGGGCCGACTTGGCGCGCTGGGAAATCGGTGGTCAGGTGGGCAACCCGAAGACGTCCGCCTGGAAGACTCCGGACAATGACGTGGAGACCTTCTTCAAGACCGGGGTCTCGTTCACGAACAATATCGCCATCTCGCAGGCCACGGATCGCTCATCCGTACGTGTCTCTTACACCAACTCGGAGCTTAGCGGTTACATGCCGAACAGCTCGCTGCGTAAGAACGTCTTCAATGTCTCCGCCTCGACCACCAGCGCCAATAAAAAGCTGGAGGTGATGACCAACGTGACCTATTTCAACTCCGCCGCTCGCGGCCGTTCGCAGACGGGTTACGACAACAACAACGTGATGGAGAAATTCATCCAGTGGGGCCACCGCCAGCTGGACATGAAGGAGCTCGAGGCCCTCTACAAGAGTCCCATCGACGGCTCGCAGATCACTTGGAACCGCAGTGACTGGAACGATCCGCGCCCTGCCTACGCCAACAACCCCTATTGGAGTCGCTACGAGAACTATCAGAACGATACCCGTAACCGCGTCTATGGCAACGTGGGCTTCGTCTACCATATCCTGCCCAGCCTGAAGTTCCAATACAAGGCCAATCTGGACTTCTTCGCCGACAAGCAGTTCGAGCGTAACGCCGTCTACTCGCAAGAGCAGTCCCAATACAAGGAGACCGCCCGCCAGCAGTACGAGCTGAACAACGAGTTCATGCTCCTCTACAACCAGACCGTGAGCGACCTCACCGTGAACGCTAACTTGGGCGCCAACCTGATGAAACGCCACTACGAGATGACGTACGGTCGCACCGTGGGCGGACTGGCCATTGCGGACTTCTACAACATGAGCAACTCCGTCTCGCCCGCCACGGCCGAGAATTACCAGCTCAAGAAGGCCATCAACTCCGTCTTTGCCAGCGCAACGCTCGGCTGGCGCAGCATGCTTTATCTCGATGCTTCGCTGCGTAACGACTGGTCGTCGACGCTGCCCGTGGGCAACAATTCCTATATGTATCCCTCGGTGACGGGTAGCTTTGTCTTCTCGGAACTGCTGAAGAATAAGCTCACGTGGCTCAACTTCGGAAAGCTGCGCCTCGGCTATGCTCAGGTGGGTAACGACACCGATCCGTATCAGGTGATCAACACCATGACGCAGTACACCCATGTCGACCCCTCCACACCGGGCTACGTCGTTAGCAATACGCTCAAAAACGAGAACCTGAAGCCCGAGTCGACGAACTCCTTCGAGGCCGGACTCGAACTCTCGCTCTTCGACAACCGGGTCAGCCTCGAAGCTACGGTCTATGCCAGCCAAACGAAGGATCAGATCGTGCCGCTGTCCGTTTCAGGGACTACGGGCTACACCTTCCGCGTGGTGAACGGTGGCGTGATCGAAAACAAGGGTATGGAGCTTATGGTAAAAGTCCTGCCCATTCGTAGCCGCACCTTCACCTGGGAGACGGCCCTCACGTTGGCCTCGAACAAGAACAAGGTGAAGGAGATGGTGGTCGATTATTACCGCATCGCCACCGCACCGTTCAAGGTGGAGATTGGCGCTATGAAGGGCGAGGCCTATGGCGTAATCATGGGCACGGACTATAAGTATGACAAGAACGGCAACAAGCTGATCGACGCCAACGGACGCTATATGTACACCGACGGCAACGTGAACTTGGGCAGCATCTTCCCCGACTTCACCGGAGGCTGGAGCAACACCTTCCGCTTGGGCAACATCGACCTGAGCGTACTCCTGGACTTCTCTAAGGGCGGCCATTACTTCTCCACGTCTTACCTCTGGGGAATGTATTCCGGTATGCTCGAAGAGTCCGCCGCCAACGGCATCCGTGAAAACGGTATCGTCCTCGAGGGCGTGCACGAAGACGGAACGCCCAACACGACCAAGATCTCAGCCAAGCAGTACGGCAACGACCATAACTCAGGCCCCGCAGTGCAGAATGTGCTCAGATCGGACTACGTCAAGCTCCGCGAGATCAACATCGGTTACACCATTCCGCTCAAGAAGAAGGACGCCTTCTTCAAAGCCGTACGCGTGTCGGCCTACGGTCGTAACCTGGCCGTTTGGGGGCCGGATACGAAGCACTTCGACCCGGAAATGATCGTCACCGGCTCTGGAAACATTCAGGGTATCGAAGGCGGTGCACTGCCTTCGGTGGCGAACTTCGGATTCAACGTGAACTTGAAATTTTAA
- a CDS encoding DUF6261 family protein, with amino-acid sequence MILYFNLTKLRLMNFYQVMTNVQLFLSQEDLETLKLKDAAKVFDEKYKAFDAAVQPMRGDVDTKELNKLDERRDKALMGLYGHVRVFTGFPEEAKATAAQQLQAILLKYDKAPQTKPLREETAIVSNVVSDLEVADAKAKLTLIGAEKWLDELKDANKKFEAAYNARTQRNMDLVGQTKEKRIALDDEYRHLAHTINALATLGGEAPYKRLMSSINADIQQALLAERPETKKKEPKEPKEPKQPKEPKEPKQPKDPKEPKQPDTPKNPKDPKQPEKPGGGSGEQPKQPGEKPKPGGDGNPDIKLPEE; translated from the coding sequence ATGATACTTTACTTCAATCTCACCAAGCTCCGCCTGATGAATTTCTATCAGGTGATGACGAATGTGCAACTGTTCCTCTCTCAGGAAGATCTGGAGACGCTGAAGCTGAAAGACGCGGCCAAGGTCTTCGATGAGAAGTACAAGGCTTTCGACGCGGCCGTGCAACCGATGCGTGGCGATGTGGACACGAAAGAGCTGAACAAGCTCGACGAGCGACGCGACAAGGCCCTGATGGGGCTTTACGGACACGTGCGCGTCTTCACCGGCTTCCCCGAGGAGGCCAAGGCGACGGCCGCGCAACAGCTACAGGCCATCCTGCTGAAGTACGACAAGGCGCCGCAAACGAAGCCCTTACGCGAAGAAACGGCCATCGTCTCCAACGTCGTCAGCGACTTGGAGGTGGCCGACGCAAAGGCTAAACTGACGCTGATCGGCGCCGAAAAATGGCTGGACGAGCTCAAGGACGCGAACAAGAAATTTGAAGCCGCCTACAACGCCCGTACGCAGCGCAACATGGATCTCGTGGGCCAAACCAAGGAGAAGCGTATCGCCCTCGACGATGAGTATCGCCACCTGGCCCACACGATCAACGCACTGGCCACACTCGGCGGCGAAGCGCCCTATAAACGTCTGATGAGCAGCATCAATGCGGACATACAGCAGGCCCTCCTGGCCGAGCGTCCGGAGACGAAGAAGAAGGAGCCCAAAGAGCCGAAGGAACCCAAGCAGCCCAAAGAGCCGAAGGAGCCCAAGCAGCCCAAGGATCCGAAAGAGCCCAAACAGCCCGACACGCCCAAGAACCCCAAGGATCCGAAGCAGCCGGAGAAGCCCGGCGGTGGCTCGGGCGAGCAGCCTAAGCAGCCGGGCGAGAAACCCAAACCGGGCGGCGACGGCAATCCGGACATCAAGCTGCCGGAGGAATAG
- a CDS encoding DUF6261 family protein, whose translation MKPVKAIDKTMSGQYQLDLHTDYQQRLYGVISKIEPEKIFLDAADIARWHTGIESESEIAREGRASKESESIKKKDEERDEIITALFQEIRQADKSPIPTRQASGHVLRLIVDTYKGLQSERWAGKTAHINGLLNDLGKPESAAAVTAIGVGQLVTMLRTANDEFNTLRESRSSKAAGINLPSSASVRKANDQMTTDIFFHIQMAYSMATNEADRKVVGELIDQINQRIREAKATFNQSEAQRKRRDKKRRGNDPDIRLPEDEKPKKPDGPKDPKDPKDPKEPKKPETPGGGEPPKKPDEKPKPGGDGGGPDIHLPEE comes from the coding sequence ATGAAACCTGTAAAGGCTATAGACAAAACAATGAGTGGGCAGTACCAACTGGACCTGCACACAGATTATCAACAACGCCTCTATGGCGTGATCTCGAAAATCGAGCCGGAGAAAATCTTCCTCGACGCAGCCGACATCGCTCGGTGGCACACGGGGATCGAATCCGAGAGCGAAATTGCCCGTGAGGGGCGCGCTTCCAAAGAGTCTGAATCGATCAAGAAGAAGGACGAGGAGCGCGACGAGATCATCACGGCCCTGTTCCAAGAGATTCGGCAGGCCGACAAGTCTCCCATCCCCACCCGCCAGGCCTCGGGCCACGTGCTGCGACTGATCGTAGACACCTACAAGGGCCTGCAGAGCGAACGCTGGGCCGGAAAGACGGCTCACATCAACGGCCTGCTCAACGACCTGGGTAAGCCCGAGTCCGCAGCCGCGGTGACGGCCATCGGAGTGGGCCAACTCGTGACCATGCTGCGCACGGCCAACGACGAATTCAACACCCTGCGTGAGTCGCGATCGTCGAAGGCAGCCGGCATCAACCTGCCCTCCAGCGCATCGGTGCGGAAGGCTAACGACCAGATGACCACCGACATCTTTTTCCACATCCAAATGGCCTACTCAATGGCCACCAACGAGGCGGATCGGAAGGTGGTCGGCGAATTGATCGACCAGATCAACCAGCGTATCCGTGAAGCCAAAGCCACCTTTAACCAGAGCGAGGCCCAACGGAAACGTCGCGACAAAAAGCGGAGGGGTAACGACCCCGACATCCGTTTACCGGAGGACGAGAAGCCCAAGAAGCCCGACGGGCCGAAGGATCCGAAAGATCCCAAGGATCCGAAGGAGCCCAAGAAGCCGGAGACTCCCGGTGGTGGCGAGCCGCCCAAGAAACCCGACGAGAAACCCAAGCCGGGTGGCGACGGTGGCGGCCCAGATATCCATCTGCCGGAGGAATAG